AATCACGATGCACGGCCCGGTCGCGCCATCAAGGAAGTAGCTGAGCCAGGTGCCGAAAACCGACGAGAAGGTCGCGCTGGTCACCGCCACCAGCATCATAGCGCCGAAGCGTTTGCACAGTACAAACCCGGTAATGCCGGGGGTAATCAACATGGCGATCACCAAAATCACGCCGACCGCCTGCAACGCGGCGACGATGGTCAGCGACAGCAGCGTCAACAGACCATAATGCAGCAGTTTTACCGGCAGACCGCAGATTTGCGCCTGCGTGGGGTCAAAGCAGTACAACACCAGATCGCGCCATTTGATGATAACCACGGCTAGCACCAGCAGGCTGATTACCAGCGTTTGTTGCAGCTCGTAGCGGGTGATCCCCAGTACGTTGCCGAACAGGATATGGCTCAGGTGCTGTTCGGTATTGACGCGAGAAAACAGCACCAGACCGACGGCGAACATGCCGGAAAACAGAATCCCCATCACCGTGTCTTCTTTGATGCGGCAGCGTTCCTTCACGTAGCCGGTAGCCAGCGCGCAGAATAGACCGGAGGCGAACGCGCCGATCGCCAGCGGGATGCCCGCCAGCCAGGCCAGCACCACGCCGGGCAGCACGGCGTGAGAAACGGCGTCGCCCATCAGCGACCAGCCTTTGAGCACCATAAAACAGGACAGCACCGCGCACACCATGCCGACCACGCCTGCCGCCAGCATAGCTTTGACCATGAACGGAAAGGCAAAGGGCTCGGCTAACAAGGTCAACCATTCCATATTATTTCCTCATCATTGCCAGGCGGCGTTGACGACGGGCGGCCAGCAACCCGTGGCGGGGCGCGAAAACAAACGCCAGCAGGAACATCAGCGTTTGCAATGAAACGATGATGCCGCCGGTGGCGCCGTTCAGGAAGAAACTCAGCCAGGCGCCCACCGCGCTGGTAACGGTGCCGAGCGCAATGGCGATCAGCACCAGCCGCGGGAAGCGGTCGGTCAGCAGCCAGGCGGTGGCGCCCGGCGTAATCACCATAGCGATCACCAAAATGGCGCCCACCGTTTGCAGCGCGGCGACGGTGCAGGCGCTCAGCAGGGTGAAGAAGATGATTTTCAGCCGCAGCGGCGACAGGCCGATGGTTCTGGCGTGGATTTCGTCAAAAAAGGTGACGAACAGATCTTTCCAGATAAAGCACAACACGATGAGCGAAATGCCGATAATCAGCGCCACCTGCAGGATGTCTTCATCCGCAATGCCGAGAATATTGCCGAAAATAATCGACTGCACGTTCACCGCGGTCGGGTTTAGCGAGATGATCAACAGCCCGGCGGCAAAAAAGGTGGAGAAGATAAACCCGATCACCGCGTCTTCGCGGATGCGGGTCAGATGCCGGATGAAGGTCATGGCGAGCGCCGCCAGAATGCCGGCGAAAAATGCGCCGGCGGCGTAGGGCAGCCCCAGCGCATACGCCCCGGCCACGCCCGGCACCACCGAATGCGACAGCGCGTCGCCCATCAGCGACCAGCCTTTCAGCATCAGGTAGGCGGACAAAAAGGCACAGGTGCCGCCGACCACGGCGCTTATCAGGATGGCTTTGACCATGTATTCATACTGGAAGGGCGCCAGCAACGCATCAATCATGGCGCTTATCCTCCTCATCCGCGGATGAGCGATGGGGCGGCGTCAGGCTGCCCTTGCCGTAAAAGACCGCCGGACGTTCGTCGTCCGTCAGCACCGTCAACTCGCGGGCATCGGCGTCCTGATGCAGTTGTTGCCCTGACAGGCGCAAATAACGCAGCACGCCGCCGAAGGTTTTTTCCAGATTCGGGTGGGTGAAGGTGCTTTCCGTCGGGCCTACCGCCAGCACGGTGCGGTTGATCAGCACCACCTGATCGCAAAACTCAGGCACGCTACCGAGGTTATGGGTGGAGACCAGAATCAGGTGGCCCTCTTCGCGCAGCGTTTTCAGCAGCTTGATAATCGCGTTTTCCGTCTGCACATCAACGCCGGTGAACGGCTCGTCCAGCAGGATGATTTGCGCCTGCTGCGCCAGCGCGCGCGCCAGAAACACCCGCTTCTTTTGCCCGCCGGACAGTTCGCCGATCTGGCGTTGATGCAGATCCGCCATGCCAACGCGCTCCAGCGCTAGCGCCACCTGCTTTTTGTCTTCCGCTGACGGAATGCGAAACAGCGACATTTTGCCGTAGCGCCCCATCATCACCACATCCTCAACCAGCACCGGAAAGTTCCAGTCTACTTCCTCGGTCTGGGGCACATAGGCAATGAGATTGCTTTTCAGCGCCTGCCTGACGGGCAGACCGTTGAGCGACACGCTGCCGGTGGTGGGGCGGACGATGCCCATGATGCTTTTGAACAGCGTTGACTTTCCGCTGCCGTTGACCCCCACCAGCGCGCAAATAGTGCCGCCGTGGAGATGAAAACTGGCGTTATGGATGGCGGTGTGGCCGTTGTTGTAGGTGACCGTGATGTCCTGCACGGTCAGTTGTGCGTCTTCTGCGTGCCGGGTCATTGGTTAAAGCCTTTTGCAATGGTGTCTACGGTGGTTTTTAACAGCGAAATGTAGTCGGGAACCGGGCCGTCTTTGGTCGACAGCGAATCGACATACAGCACGCCGCCATAGCGCGCGCCGGTTTCTTTGCTGATCTGACGTGCCGGCTTATCCGATACCGTGCTTTCACTGAACACGACCGGAATCTGGTGCTGGCGCACTTCATCAATAACATGGCGCACCTGCTGCGGCGTGCCTTGTTCGTCGGCGTTGATTGGCCACAGATACAGTTCTTTCAGGCCGTAGTCGCGCGCCAGATAGCTGAAGGCGCCTTCACTGGTCACCAGCCAACGGTGTTCGGCCGGAATATTATTCAGTCGTGCGCGCAGCGGTTGATCCAGCGCCATAATCTGCGCGGCGTAATTTTTGGCGTTACGGTTATAGGTTTCCGCGTTGTCCGGGTCGTATTTCACCAGCGCTGCCCGGATATTCTCTATATAAATTAATGCGTTGTTTGGTGACATCCAGGCGTGGGGATTCGGGTTGCCGTTGTAAGGGCCTTCGTTGATCGCGATGGGCGTGATGCCTTCGCTGACGACCACGGAAGGCACGCCCTGAATGTTTTCAAAGAACCGGCCGAACCAGCGCTCCAGATTAAGGCCATTCCACAAAATCAGGTTTGCCGACTGCGTTTTGGCGATATCCCGCGGCGTGGGCTGGTAGTCGTGGATTTCCGCACCCGGTTTGGTGATCGATTCGACGGTGGCGGCATCGCCGGCAACATGTTGGGCGATATCCTGAATGATGGTAAAGGTGGTAACCACCTTGAGTTTTGCCGTCGCCGGTAGCGAAAAACCGAACAGCAGCGCCAGCAGGGCAGCTAGCAACGGAGCGGCGGAAAAGGGAAACGGGAAGGATAACCGCGTTTTGCGCATTGTTTTCAAAGAACCCTGAAAGGCCGTAAACATAACACTCTCCCAACAATGATAATGATAACCATTTTCATTTAAATCCGGGGCTATGTTAACAGACTACATTTAACACCTCAATAACACCACGAAGTAAATTGTTTTAGGGGTAAATGGTTTTAGTTTCATGCGTTTCCTGCGCGTTCCACAGCGCTTCGTCATGGGTGTGCCAGACCGGGGGCGTAGGCTGGGGTTATATAAAATGTGCATCACACGGTCTTCGGTCAAGGAGTGGGGATTCGGCCAACTGACCAGCGGCCAATCCTTGATGTGAGCACCATAACCAAACCGTGCTATGCACGAAAGGCGATGCGTTACGCTCCCGATAGCGGCGGCATCTTGCAATATAGCGCGTGGCTACTTCTGAAATATGGTCAGATTGTCGGTCAGCCACTCGGTCAGCGAACGCGGGGCTTTTCCCGTCATTTCCTCGATTGTCGACGTCGTTTCGCCGATCGCAGACTCACGAAACAGACGATCAAGCCCGATTAGCAGATCGGCTGTGAATGGCGAAAGTCCGCTCCCGAGCAGCGCCTCTCTTTGCTGCGAGGGCGAAAGATGGACATAGGTAACGGGGTGGCCAAGCAGGCGGGTTAGTTCGGCCGCAATGTCGGCCATCGTCCATGCTCGCGGGCCTGTCAGGTGATACACCCGTTGCGATTCAGGTTCGATCTCTTCGAGCAGTGCAATGCGTGCCGCGTCGGCAATATCGCGGGTGTCGATGAAGTTCACGCGCCCATTGCCCGCAGCGCCAGTCCAGGAGCCGGCGGCAATAAGCGGCCCCAGACGCTTGAGCACATCGCTAAACGCCGTGGGGCGCAAAACGGTTGAGGCAATCGGCTGCTGTGCCAGATGCGCTTCAATCTGCATATGCCAGGCGATGGGAAGCAGCCGGGTCGCGGGACCGAGGGCGGATAGCTTGACGATGTGGCGAACGCCGGCGGCGACTGCGGCGTCGATCAGCGCAATCTCATTGGCAACTTGTTCGGTTGACGTGCCGTGAGAGATAAACAGCCGATCGATGCCACGCAGGGCGTCGCGAAGCCTGTCCTCGTGCCTGAAGTCGACCTTAACCGCACTGATACCGGTGGGCAAACGCGCCGCTTCGGGATTGCGGGTAAGCACGACGACGTCTATCGGATCGGCTGCAAGCCGGGTAGTTAGCGTAGCACCAACGCGTCCCGTGGCGCCGGCAAGGGCGAGGCGCGGTTTTCGTGTCTGTGAAGATAATGAAGGTAAAGAAGATAAATAGTCGGGCATGGCGGAA
The DNA window shown above is from Dickeya dadantii NCPPB 898 and carries:
- a CDS encoding metal ABC transporter substrate-binding protein; its protein translation is MRKTRLSFPFPFSAAPLLAALLALLFGFSLPATAKLKVVTTFTIIQDIAQHVAGDAATVESITKPGAEIHDYQPTPRDIAKTQSANLILWNGLNLERWFGRFFENIQGVPSVVVSEGITPIAINEGPYNGNPNPHAWMSPNNALIYIENIRAALVKYDPDNAETYNRNAKNYAAQIMALDQPLRARLNNIPAEHRWLVTSEGAFSYLARDYGLKELYLWPINADEQGTPQQVRHVIDEVRQHQIPVVFSESTVSDKPARQISKETGARYGGVLYVDSLSTKDGPVPDYISLLKTTVDTIAKGFNQ
- a CDS encoding metal ABC transporter permease gives rise to the protein MEWLTLLAEPFAFPFMVKAMLAAGVVGMVCAVLSCFMVLKGWSLMGDAVSHAVLPGVVLAWLAGIPLAIGAFASGLFCALATGYVKERCRIKEDTVMGILFSGMFAVGLVLFSRVNTEQHLSHILFGNVLGITRYELQQTLVISLLVLAVVIIKWRDLVLYCFDPTQAQICGLPVKLLHYGLLTLLSLTIVAALQAVGVILVIAMLITPGITGFVLCKRFGAMMLVAVTSATFSSVFGTWLSYFLDGATGPCIVIIQSLIFIIAQCAAKMRKPQQ
- a CDS encoding manganese/iron ABC transporter ATP-binding protein, which encodes MTRHAEDAQLTVQDITVTYNNGHTAIHNASFHLHGGTICALVGVNGSGKSTLFKSIMGIVRPTTGSVSLNGLPVRQALKSNLIAYVPQTEEVDWNFPVLVEDVVMMGRYGKMSLFRIPSAEDKKQVALALERVGMADLHQRQIGELSGGQKKRVFLARALAQQAQIILLDEPFTGVDVQTENAIIKLLKTLREEGHLILVSTHNLGSVPEFCDQVVLINRTVLAVGPTESTFTHPNLEKTFGGVLRYLRLSGQQLHQDADARELTVLTDDERPAVFYGKGSLTPPHRSSADEEDKRHD
- a CDS encoding metal ABC transporter permease translates to MIDALLAPFQYEYMVKAILISAVVGGTCAFLSAYLMLKGWSLMGDALSHSVVPGVAGAYALGLPYAAGAFFAGILAALAMTFIRHLTRIREDAVIGFIFSTFFAAGLLIISLNPTAVNVQSIIFGNILGIADEDILQVALIIGISLIVLCFIWKDLFVTFFDEIHARTIGLSPLRLKIIFFTLLSACTVAALQTVGAILVIAMVITPGATAWLLTDRFPRLVLIAIALGTVTSAVGAWLSFFLNGATGGIIVSLQTLMFLLAFVFAPRHGLLAARRQRRLAMMRK
- a CDS encoding SDR family oxidoreductase; its protein translation is MPDYLSSLPSLSSQTRKPRLALAGATGRVGATLTTRLAADPIDVVVLTRNPEAARLPTGISAVKVDFRHEDRLRDALRGIDRLFISHGTSTEQVANEIALIDAAVAAGVRHIVKLSALGPATRLLPIAWHMQIEAHLAQQPIASTVLRPTAFSDVLKRLGPLIAAGSWTGAAGNGRVNFIDTRDIADAARIALLEEIEPESQRVYHLTGPRAWTMADIAAELTRLLGHPVTYVHLSPSQQREALLGSGLSPFTADLLIGLDRLFRESAIGETTSTIEEMTGKAPRSLTEWLTDNLTIFQK